Proteins from a single region of Starkeya sp. ORNL1:
- a CDS encoding SseB family protein: MQEEVVVIGGWEDEQSHFIRLQDFIIDGEKVIPIFSDEAEFKRQALGSGFEKQGLIIKLDFLLSFLRGDELFILNPGDPEPLKLTTADLAHAYAHG, encoded by the coding sequence ATGCAGGAAGAAGTGGTCGTTATCGGCGGGTGGGAGGATGAGCAGTCACATTTCATTCGCCTGCAGGATTTCATCATAGATGGGGAGAAGGTCATCCCGATCTTCTCGGATGAGGCCGAATTCAAGAGGCAGGCCCTGGGGAGTGGCTTCGAAAAACAGGGCCTAATCATAAAGCTCGATTTCCTCCTTTCCTTCCTTCGCGGCGATGAGCTTTTCATCCTGAACCCCGGCGATCCCGAGCCGTTGAAGCTGACGACCGCAGACCTTGCCCATGCCTACGCACATGGCTGA